The following DNA comes from Erigeron canadensis isolate Cc75 chromosome 3, C_canadensis_v1, whole genome shotgun sequence.
taagaaaacattctggaatgatcattggcttaATGGTGGCAACCTTGCAACTcaatttagaaggttgtatgtctTGGCACTATCgaaagaatgtgtcatgtgtcAAAATTTTCATGACATGAAAATCCGAATGACgtcgagatatttgtgatgacatagataagcaataacttttagcattgaataatttattgaatcagtaagacttaatgaacaatacaataaatgtttgtgaaattttcaatatcaaaaaatcaaatgttaataaagtgatattaaatattttaattcattaattattacgttaaaaaaattatatttttgatgtatgtaAGTATAGAACTATatttactcgcgtattacgcgggacaataatctagtagaATATGAAAGCCGTAGGATTAATTATCTTAACCTCCCTATATATTGGGGCTGACAGCCTCTTTGTTTTTTCCGTATCCAAACACCACCCCTCCCCCCTAATTTATGAAATTAACAGACAGAAGACAGAAAAAGTGAATAATGAAATCAGGCGAATCCGTGATCATCAATTAACAAACACGCTTTCTTTCTTTGTTCCTGGCGATCCGACCGACAATCTAAACAACAAACAATTGTGTACCGTTCTACTTCAACATCAAACGGTGCGTTCATCtacttatataataaaataattccctaattgttattattatcatttctcTGTCTGTCtcagtattaattaatattatccGGCAATTACAATTCAAATGTGCATCCAATGTATTAttaggttttttatttatttgatatgatatCTTTTTTCTAGTGAGAAAGATGGGACTGAGTAAAACTGAAATAAATTTGAGACGATTGCTAGCAGCTGCCCCTCATCAGCAACATCAACCTAAACTTATTCATGTACGTCGTTATCATCTTCTACCGTATCTTTTGTTATATATCATACTGTTTGAACCGCTTAGTTATCCGCTTTTGAGTACAATTATGTTAATGTGCTGATGAAAGTTAAAAAGTGTATGTGAATCGGGCCAATTAGCTTTGAAGTATTACATTCATGTGTTGATGCCTGATCATGCCTATGCCACGTGTTACTTTTGTAGTATGTTGGCACTCTAAGAGAGCAGTTAGAGCAGCTTGCTGCAGAGCGAACATCAGACGGATTACCAAGGTCTGATTTCCTCGTCTCTCTTTATATGGATTTTGTACTTTTCTGGAATCAATGACTGAGGTAGCTAGTTATGAGCGCGATCAATTGACCAAACTGAATAAAATTATAATACTATTTGTTTTGAATTTAAGTGTAGTTTTAGCATAATATTCGTCAAGaacctgattttttttatatatacaaacctTGTTATTTTAGTTTTGGATCCGCTGGAAAGAAATATCTGACCTCATCCTCGTTTCTACTATTCAGTATGACAAGATTATAATTTGATAATGTTTTTCTGTAGAATCTCGAAAGCTGCATTGAGTGATTACTCTGACAAGATTGAAGCGATTGCTGCCAACTTGGCTTCCCCTACGGTGCGTGTGTtcctattttttaattttttttgtcctTAAGTTTTCATGCTTTGTAAGCGGgccattttttttagtaatggTAGATAGACATATATTGCCCCAATAACCCATCAGGTGTCTTTTCGTTGTTCATTATCAAAAggagcttttttttttagtttctcaACTAAGTTTGGTCACTCACCGAGAATGTAAAGAAGAATGTTTCATGTGATCgtattaatgatatattaacACTTTTCTGGGCTTTGTTATATAATCCACAAGTGAatatttttctataattaatttgacattggtttattttttatttgttagttGAACAATGTAGAATTTAATGAGCTACTCTCTGCCGACACTTCTGTCAACCAAAAGACGATAAAAGGTGAAGAGGAAAGCGTCTCCCCTTCTCaagggttgagaagaagaattGTGTGAGTAGATTTTTTGATCATCTTAATTTTGGTGTTATAAAGTTATGTATATCGTTGTTGTTTAATCGCGATTCAACAGGCCTCCATCAAATGTTGAAGATAGAGGCAAAAGCACCGCTGATGCAACCGATTCAGCTCAGATCAAGTTGGATGCTGCAGCTCAGGAACATATTACAAAGCACAGGTACTTTATGCTTGCATTTGTATGGCTGAATGCTTACCTTTTTCTACAATAAATACAATAGAATTTTTTTGATGTTTATTCTGGGACAAAAGGTGGAGAATGACATAGGAAAAGGGTTGATGGAGTGATTATGATACGTAACTGAGTATTTGTATCTTTGGCTTGGCATATAGTTGATCCGTTGTGTTTAACTATTAGTCAAAGTTATAAATTCCCTTGAATATGATATGAATCACAAAGTAAGGGGGTTTAAGTGTGGCTTTTACTAACTAGtctttttagtttaaaataatttaatttaattcttGTTGGACAAGTTAGGGATCTAAGTTTAATTAGGAAGTCTTTTATTGAAATAAGGCTTTTAGGATGtagtttcattattaaattGAGTTTTAGACTTCTGGCTTTTGGGAGATCTCTGTTTCaggaacttttttttgttttttattttgtttattaatatgaaTCCACCCAGGTTCCTATT
Coding sequences within:
- the LOC122593634 gene encoding uncharacterized protein LOC122593634; translated protein: MGLSKTEINLRRLLAAAPHQQHQPKLIHYVGTLREQLEQLAAERTSDGLPRISKAALSDYSDKIEAIAANLASPTLNNVEFNELLSADTSVNQKTIKGEEESVSPSQGLRRRIVPPSNVEDRGKSTADATDSAQIKLDAAAQEHITKHRKLQEDLTDEMVGLARQLKESTLMMNQSIKNTEKILDSTEEAIEHSLASTGRANTQAMSIYSESSKTSCFTWLVMLLMTCIFVMVVLLIKVT